Proteins co-encoded in one Sphingopyxis sp. BE259 genomic window:
- a CDS encoding PilZ domain-containing protein produces MNTPRIPQPRRQPRTPVAIEVTVNGVLNFVEGQITDLSEGGARIDGASMPARSRCEIHYGGQVTYAVVMWSEVDRMGVRFPYELTHGPLYNALNRARNAVAINPAQIFLNNRTPVFGRRGLS; encoded by the coding sequence ATGAACACACCCCGCATCCCGCAGCCACGCCGCCAGCCCCGCACCCCCGTCGCGATCGAGGTGACGGTCAACGGCGTGCTGAACTTTGTCGAGGGCCAGATTACCGACCTGTCCGAAGGCGGCGCGCGGATCGACGGCGCCAGCATGCCGGCGCGCTCGCGCTGCGAAATCCATTATGGCGGTCAGGTCACTTATGCCGTCGTCATGTGGTCCGAGGTGGACCGCATGGGGGTACGATTCCCTTATGAACTGACCCACGGCCCGCTCTATAACGCCTTGAATCGCGCCCGAAATGCGGTGGCGATCAACCCGGCCCAGATTTTCCTGAACAATCGCACTCCGGTATTTGGCCGCCGCGGGTTGAGCTGA
- a CDS encoding NAD(P)-dependent alcohol dehydrogenase, which translates to MQAVVCRRYGGPEVLEFREVPMPEPAANEVRVKVVATSVTSGDSRLRAARFPPGMGLIARLLFGWRGPRQPILGTELAGIVDAVGAGVTRYRPGDAVMAFPGGAMGCHAEYRCVAETGPIARKPDGLSFAKAATLCFGGSTALHFLEVAAVAPGDRVLVVGASGAVGSALVQLARHRGAAVTAVCSARNADLVRDLGAAAVIDYATIDFRGQPGAYDVVFETTGGMTTGEALPLLRRKGRFVAIAAGVPDMLATIGAPGRGGRRVIAGPASEKPEHVRQLADLAASGVLRPVVDGTFSFDAIAAAHAYVDTGRKRGSVAVLLDPAAHE; encoded by the coding sequence ATGCAAGCCGTTGTCTGCCGCCGCTACGGCGGGCCCGAGGTGCTGGAATTTCGCGAGGTGCCGATGCCTGAACCTGCCGCAAACGAGGTACGGGTGAAAGTTGTGGCCACATCGGTGACCTCAGGCGATAGCCGCCTGCGCGCCGCCCGTTTTCCGCCCGGCATGGGATTGATCGCGCGATTGTTGTTTGGTTGGCGCGGGCCACGCCAGCCCATTCTGGGGACCGAGCTTGCCGGAATCGTCGATGCCGTGGGGGCTGGCGTCACCCGTTACCGACCCGGCGACGCGGTGATGGCGTTTCCGGGCGGGGCAATGGGCTGCCACGCCGAATATCGCTGTGTTGCCGAGACGGGGCCGATTGCGCGCAAGCCCGATGGCCTCAGCTTTGCCAAGGCGGCGACGCTGTGTTTCGGCGGCAGCACCGCGCTGCATTTTCTGGAGGTCGCGGCGGTGGCGCCGGGCGACCGGGTGCTGGTGGTCGGGGCGTCGGGCGCGGTGGGGTCAGCGCTGGTCCAACTCGCGCGCCACCGCGGCGCCGCGGTCACCGCAGTGTGCAGTGCGCGCAATGCCGATCTGGTCCGCGATCTGGGAGCGGCGGCAGTGATCGACTATGCGACCATTGATTTCCGCGGCCAGCCGGGCGCCTATGACGTCGTGTTTGAAACCACGGGCGGCATGACGACCGGCGAGGCGCTGCCTTTGCTGCGTCGCAAGGGGCGTTTTGTGGCGATCGCCGCAGGGGTGCCCGATATGCTGGCGACGATCGGAGCGCCGGGGCGCGGCGGGCGCCGGGTCATTGCCGGTCCCGCAAGCGAAAAGCCCGAGCATGTCCGGCAGCTCGCCGACCTGGCGGCCTCGGGCGTGCTGCGCCCGGTGGTCGACGGCACATTTAGCTTCGACGCCATTGCGGCGGCGCATGCCTATGTCGATACCGGGCGGAAACGCGGGTCGGTTGCCGTGCTGCTTGACCCCGCAGCGCACGAATAG
- a CDS encoding lysine--tRNA ligase — protein sequence MTEFRAAALTSKAWPFEEARKLVKRYPDGKPGGAPMLFETGYGPSGLPHIGTFNEVLRTTMVRRAYEEMTGAPTRLVAFSDDMDGLRKVPDNVPNHAMLTEYLGKPLTDVPDPFEKFESFAHHNNAMLREFLDRFGFDYEFVSSTERYKNGAFDEALKNVLRHNQDILDIMLPTLRAERAATYSPILPVSPTSGVVLQVPVTVVDADAGLVSFDDDGQMITHSVLGGGAKLQWKVDWAMRWVALGVDYEMYGKDLTDSGVQSGKIAKALGGRKPEGLIYEMFLDEKGEKISKSKGNGLSLEQWLDYGSEESLAFFAYREPKAAKQLHIGVIPKAVDEYLQMRGNYPAQDADKQLGNPVHHVHVARGQAVPTAELPVTFGLLLNLVGVMGADASKDQIWRYLGQYVEGADAATYPELDRLIDNAMAYNRDYVAPTLSRRKPVGGEGAALAELDAKLAALSADAGADDIQNIVYEIGKNEAYGFENLRDWFKALYETLLGSSAGPRMGSFIALFGIDNTRRLIAEALA from the coding sequence GTGACCGAATTTCGTGCCGCCGCCCTCACGTCCAAGGCCTGGCCGTTCGAGGAAGCGCGCAAGCTGGTCAAACGCTATCCGGACGGCAAGCCCGGCGGCGCGCCGATGCTGTTCGAAACCGGCTATGGTCCGTCGGGGCTGCCGCATATCGGCACCTTCAACGAAGTGCTGCGCACGACGATGGTTCGCCGCGCCTATGAGGAAATGACCGGCGCGCCGACGCGGCTGGTGGCGTTCAGCGACGACATGGACGGGCTGCGCAAGGTGCCCGACAATGTTCCGAACCATGCGATGCTCACCGAATATCTCGGCAAGCCGCTGACCGACGTCCCCGATCCGTTCGAGAAGTTTGAAAGTTTCGCGCATCATAACAATGCGATGCTGCGCGAGTTTCTCGATCGTTTTGGCTTTGACTATGAATTCGTCAGTTCGACCGAGCGGTACAAGAACGGCGCGTTCGATGAGGCGCTGAAAAATGTCCTGCGCCACAATCAGGACATTCTCGACATCATGTTGCCGACGCTGCGCGCCGAGCGTGCCGCGACCTATTCGCCGATCCTGCCCGTCAGCCCGACATCGGGCGTAGTGTTGCAGGTGCCGGTGACCGTCGTCGATGCCGATGCAGGGCTGGTATCGTTCGACGACGACGGCCAGATGATCACGCACAGCGTTCTGGGCGGCGGCGCGAAGCTGCAATGGAAGGTCGATTGGGCGATGCGCTGGGTCGCGCTCGGCGTCGATTACGAGATGTATGGCAAAGACTTGACCGACAGCGGCGTCCAGTCGGGCAAGATCGCCAAGGCGCTCGGCGGACGCAAGCCCGAGGGACTGATTTACGAGATGTTCCTCGACGAAAAGGGCGAGAAGATCTCGAAGTCGAAGGGCAATGGTCTGAGCCTCGAGCAATGGCTGGACTATGGCAGCGAAGAGAGCCTGGCGTTCTTTGCCTATCGCGAACCCAAGGCCGCGAAGCAGCTGCATATCGGGGTGATCCCCAAGGCGGTCGATGAATATCTGCAGATGCGCGGCAATTATCCGGCGCAGGATGCCGACAAGCAGCTCGGCAATCCGGTGCATCATGTCCATGTCGCGCGCGGGCAGGCGGTTCCCACGGCCGAATTGCCGGTGACGTTCGGGCTGCTGCTCAATCTGGTGGGGGTGATGGGCGCCGATGCGTCGAAGGACCAGATCTGGCGCTATCTTGGCCAATATGTCGAGGGTGCCGATGCCGCGACTTACCCTGAACTCGACCGGCTGATCGACAATGCGATGGCGTATAACCGCGACTATGTCGCGCCGACGCTGAGCCGCCGCAAGCCGGTGGGCGGCGAAGGGGCGGCGCTGGCCGAGCTCGATGCCAAGCTGGCGGCGCTATCCGCCGACGCGGGCGCCGATGACATTCAGAACATTGTGTATGAGATCGGCAAGAACGAGGCCTATGGCTTTGAAAATCTGCGCGATTGGTTCAAGGCGCTCTACGAAACGCTGCTCGGATCGAGCGCCGGGCCGCGGATGGGCAGCTTTATCGCGCTGTTCGGGATCGATAATACGCGGCGGTTGATTGCGGAAGCGTTGGCGTGA
- a CDS encoding asparaginase domain-containing protein translates to MIEIFTTGGTIDKVYFDALSEFQIGPAAIPDLLRENNVHVPHRVTQLMRKDSLELDDVDRAAIRAAVAASDAAHILVTHGTDTMVLTGRALAGIAGKTIVMTGAMQPASVRASDAEFNVGFALAAAQTLPSGVYIAMNGMIFDPATTEKDRARARFVAQDRG, encoded by the coding sequence GTGATTGAAATATTCACCACTGGCGGCACGATCGACAAAGTCTATTTCGACGCGCTGTCCGAATTTCAGATCGGCCCGGCGGCGATCCCCGACTTGCTGCGCGAAAACAATGTCCATGTCCCGCACCGGGTGACGCAGTTGATGCGCAAGGACAGCCTGGAACTGGATGATGTCGATCGCGCCGCGATCCGCGCAGCGGTGGCGGCGAGCGATGCAGCGCATATTCTGGTGACGCACGGCACCGACACGATGGTCCTCACCGGCCGGGCGCTGGCGGGGATTGCGGGAAAGACGATCGTGATGACCGGCGCGATGCAACCGGCGTCGGTGCGCGCCAGCGACGCCGAATTCAACGTCGGCTTTGCACTGGCGGCGGCACAGACGCTGCCGTCGGGGGTCTATATCGCGATGAACGGGATGATCTTTGACCCCGCAACGACCGAGAAGGATCGCGCCCGGGCGCGCTTCGTTGCGCAGGACCGCGGCTAA
- a CDS encoding fatty acid desaturase family protein, which yields MPAVRLLPPDRFFDRSQWAAITAASRWRGIWLVAHAWIVSIALVGIAAWSQNPAAWAVAVVFVGGRQLGLAILMHDAAHGLLHPVRKTNNFLGQWLTGAAVGSDLIAYRTYHLQHHKFTQQAEDPDLSLSKPFPTTRASLGRKILRDLTGQTFFKQRIAQFGFAIVGLKAMLRGEMADKGRASTTAGTPFNKQSDDGMTSPTVDLAGAITVARAVGRFLLVQAVLLAASLALYGWTPYLLWLAGLATTFQLYLRIRNIAEHACTTTGSDDPFTHARTTHAGWLARATVAPYWVNYHSEHHLFMGVPCYRLAEVHAMLGRAGRHESMTIAPGYAAVLRQVTAKG from the coding sequence ATGCCCGCCGTCCGCCTGCTCCCGCCCGACCGCTTTTTCGACCGCAGCCAATGGGCGGCGATCACCGCCGCATCGCGCTGGCGCGGCATCTGGCTGGTCGCCCATGCGTGGATCGTCAGCATCGCGCTGGTCGGGATCGCGGCATGGTCGCAAAACCCCGCAGCTTGGGCCGTCGCCGTCGTCTTTGTCGGTGGTCGCCAGCTCGGCCTCGCGATCCTGATGCACGACGCCGCGCACGGGCTGCTGCATCCGGTGCGCAAGACCAACAATTTCCTCGGCCAATGGCTGACCGGCGCCGCGGTCGGGTCCGACCTGATCGCCTATCGCACCTATCATCTTCAGCACCACAAATTCACCCAGCAGGCCGAGGATCCCGATCTTTCGCTGTCGAAGCCCTTTCCGACCACGCGCGCCAGCCTCGGCCGCAAGATACTACGCGACCTGACCGGCCAGACCTTTTTCAAACAGCGCATCGCGCAATTCGGCTTCGCGATCGTCGGGCTGAAGGCAATGCTGCGCGGCGAAATGGCTGACAAGGGCCGCGCGAGCACCACCGCCGGAACGCCATTTAACAAGCAGTCCGACGACGGCATGACGTCACCGACGGTCGATCTTGCGGGCGCCATCACGGTGGCGCGCGCGGTCGGCCGGTTCCTGCTTGTCCAGGCGGTGCTCCTCGCCGCCTCTCTCGCGCTCTATGGCTGGACGCCCTATTTGCTCTGGCTCGCCGGACTGGCCACGACCTTTCAGCTATACCTCCGCATCCGCAACATTGCCGAACATGCCTGCACGACGACCGGCAGCGACGATCCCTTCACCCACGCTCGCACCACCCACGCGGGCTGGCTGGCCCGCGCAACGGTAGCGCCATATTGGGTGAATTATCATTCGGAGCACCATCTGTTCATGGGAGTGCCGTGCTACCGGCTGGCCGAAGTGCATGCGATGCTCGGCCGCGCCGGCCGGCATGAATCGATGACCATCGCGCCGGGCTACGCCGCGGTGCTGCGGCAGGTGACCGCCAAGGGTTAG
- a CDS encoding EAL domain-containing protein, with product MTGESMFDSPEFVTRLLRVTQLWHYVLISRFLAFVAFAFAPGVAGFMTHPSQWLVMAAGLCCDVALTVMGQAMRRPRRWMQQRLRSLVMIGTGLIALGSLLNAAAMFAVIAIPDRTGYFDAFTAIQVGSLLVAASAVAIVRPAFFAFAGATALGGAIGIGSWPFGVAGFIFLGLLIVMMREDIRHQRRATRARRLSVSDQQRALNLMRDFERAGRGWFWETDRHGQLVYISPTVAARLGQTPSDLVGRPFTDIIRKRIGNDENEERTLGFSLSSRTPFKELTVQAAVAGEERWWSISGQPISNELGNFQGFRGSGTDLTEKKRSEREINQLARYDTLTGLANRPHITDLLERALKSHIGQPQPCALLLMDLDRFKAVNDTLGHPVGDQLLQQVAGRLTQIVGDKGQVGRLGGDEFQIVVPQLSQPEKLAGIANAIILSLAKPFSIEGEQVRIGCSVGIAVSEGQGVSASALVRNADLALYAAKDAGRGVYRFYADAMHNQASERKAIEDALRDALVKDELRLLYQPIVDVQSERIAGFEALIRWHHATEGMISPAKFIPIAEESNLIVPIGEWIIRTACASIALLGPGYRVAVNVSPRQFANEKLPSTILSAVSAAGIRPEQLELEITEGVFLDESPENLAMFQKLKRTGIRLALDDFGTGYSALGYLKKAPFDKIKIDQSFVLGAADPSSMNAAIISSIVGLASALKMETTAEGVETHDDLALIRGLGCSHVQGFIYGRPMELAEVLTLLREGGGRAEACGYKSTREPRLTIFRTIQVASGGYHYEAIVRNMSPRGALVEGLWNVPPGTALTLDFGADQSFSAEARWSAGNRVGVKFAEVVDMEALLGTKAVLPATGRVRRAA from the coding sequence GTGACCGGTGAATCGATGTTCGATTCGCCCGAATTCGTGACGCGTTTGCTGCGCGTGACACAGCTATGGCATTACGTGCTGATCAGCCGCTTTCTGGCATTTGTCGCCTTTGCGTTCGCGCCCGGAGTTGCCGGTTTCATGACCCATCCGTCGCAATGGCTGGTGATGGCGGCGGGCCTGTGCTGTGACGTGGCACTGACAGTCATGGGCCAGGCGATGCGCCGACCGCGGCGCTGGATGCAGCAACGGCTGCGGTCGCTGGTGATGATCGGTACGGGGCTGATCGCGCTGGGTAGTCTGCTCAACGCCGCGGCGATGTTTGCCGTAATCGCGATTCCCGACCGCACCGGTTATTTTGACGCCTTTACCGCGATCCAGGTCGGGTCGCTGCTGGTCGCAGCGTCGGCGGTCGCGATCGTAAGGCCCGCCTTTTTCGCCTTTGCTGGAGCAACGGCGCTGGGCGGCGCGATCGGTATCGGGTCGTGGCCGTTTGGGGTGGCAGGGTTCATATTCCTTGGCCTGCTCATTGTGATGATGCGCGAAGACATTCGCCACCAGCGCCGCGCGACGCGGGCACGGCGGCTGTCGGTCAGCGACCAGCAGCGCGCGCTCAACCTGATGCGCGATTTCGAGCGCGCGGGGCGCGGCTGGTTCTGGGAAACCGATCGCCACGGTCAGCTGGTCTATATTTCGCCGACCGTCGCCGCGCGGCTGGGGCAGACGCCGTCCGATCTGGTTGGACGACCGTTCACCGACATCATCCGCAAACGCATTGGCAACGACGAGAATGAAGAACGAACGCTGGGGTTCAGCCTGTCGTCGCGCACCCCGTTCAAGGAGCTGACGGTTCAGGCTGCGGTCGCGGGCGAGGAGCGCTGGTGGTCGATCTCAGGGCAGCCGATCAGCAACGAACTCGGCAATTTTCAGGGGTTTCGCGGCAGCGGCACCGACCTGACCGAAAAGAAACGCTCGGAGCGTGAGATCAACCAGCTCGCGCGCTACGACACGCTCACCGGGCTAGCGAACCGGCCGCACATCACCGACCTGCTCGAGCGCGCGCTGAAAAGCCATATCGGGCAGCCGCAGCCGTGCGCGCTGCTGTTGATGGACCTCGACCGCTTCAAGGCGGTCAATGACACGCTGGGGCATCCGGTCGGCGACCAGCTGTTGCAGCAGGTCGCCGGAAGGCTGACCCAGATCGTCGGCGACAAGGGCCAGGTCGGGCGACTCGGCGGCGACGAATTCCAGATCGTCGTGCCGCAGCTCAGCCAGCCAGAAAAGCTGGCGGGCATTGCCAATGCGATCATCCTCAGCCTGGCCAAGCCCTTTTCGATCGAGGGCGAGCAGGTCCGGATCGGCTGTTCGGTCGGGATCGCGGTGTCGGAGGGGCAAGGGGTGTCTGCGTCGGCGCTGGTCCGCAACGCCGATCTGGCGCTCTATGCCGCCAAGGATGCGGGGCGCGGCGTCTATCGTTTCTATGCCGACGCGATGCACAATCAGGCGAGCGAGCGAAAGGCGATCGAGGATGCGCTGCGCGACGCGCTGGTCAAGGACGAGCTGCGGCTGCTCTATCAGCCGATCGTCGATGTCCAGAGCGAACGGATCGCGGGGTTCGAGGCGCTGATCCGCTGGCATCACGCGACCGAGGGGATGATCAGCCCGGCGAAATTCATCCCGATCGCCGAGGAATCGAACCTGATCGTGCCGATCGGCGAATGGATCATCCGCACCGCCTGTGCGAGCATCGCCTTGCTTGGCCCCGGCTACCGCGTCGCGGTCAATGTTTCGCCGCGCCAGTTCGCCAACGAAAAGCTGCCATCGACGATCCTGAGCGCGGTGTCGGCGGCGGGGATCCGTCCCGAACAGCTTGAGCTGGAGATCACCGAGGGGGTGTTCCTCGACGAAAGTCCCGAAAATCTGGCGATGTTCCAAAAGCTGAAGCGCACCGGCATCCGGCTGGCGCTCGACGATTTCGGCACCGGCTATTCGGCACTCGGCTATCTGAAAAAGGCGCCGTTCGACAAGATCAAGATCGACCAGAGCTTTGTTCTGGGTGCTGCCGATCCCAGCAGCATGAACGCCGCGATCATCTCGTCGATCGTCGGGCTGGCCAGCGCGCTCAAGATGGAGACGACGGCGGAAGGGGTCGAGACGCACGACGATCTGGCGCTGATCCGCGGGCTGGGGTGCAGCCATGTCCAAGGCTTTATCTATGGGCGCCCGATGGAGCTGGCCGAGGTGCTGACGCTGCTGCGCGAGGGCGGCGGGCGGGCCGAAGCGTGCGGTTACAAAAGCACGCGCGAACCGCGGCTGACCATTTTTCGGACGATCCAGGTGGCGAGCGGCGGCTATCATTATGAAGCGATCGTCCGCAATATGTCGCCGCGCGGGGCGCTGGTCGAGGGGTTGTGGAATGTGCCCCCGGGAACGGCGTTGACGCTGGATTTCGGCGCCGATCAGTCGTTCAGCGCCGAGGCCCGCTGGTCGGCGGGCAACCGCGTCGGGGTGAAATTTGCCGAGGTGGTCGATATGGAAGCGTTGCTTGGGACGAAGGCGGTGTTGCCGGCGACAGGGCGGGTACGGCGCGCGGCTTAG
- a CDS encoding amidohydrolase family protein, with protein sequence MRKIGLAAAATLALLGAATANAKTTVIYAGSVITDADKPAQGPSTIVITDDRITSITAGRAAAPADAEIVDLGDRTLLPGLIDLHVHLTGDPGGDFRSEAVDPDEWGVVVGVKNAGITLRAGFTTVREAGSAQYSAFSLRRGTAAGFITGPRIIAAGPALSIIGGHGDVTGFREDVHDVLDQGYTCTGALECAEKVRKASRAGADIIKITATGGVLSQQGRGLEGHFTSPELQSIADTAHSLGLKVMAHAHGARGIEASAAAGIDTIDHGTFADDAALKVMKAKGTYLVPTLMAFEGIRERLGKGIYTPTVEEKVRMTLGSVGKAVTRAKALGVPVAFGTDAGVFEHGRNGGEFALLVKAGLTPREALASATTVAAKALSMEGEIGRIAPGMSADMIAVSGDPLKDVAVLERIDWVMVRGRVAD encoded by the coding sequence ATGCGCAAAATCGGACTCGCCGCCGCGGCAACGCTCGCACTTTTGGGGGCCGCCACCGCCAACGCCAAAACCACCGTCATCTACGCCGGAAGCGTCATCACCGACGCCGACAAACCCGCGCAAGGACCGTCGACGATCGTCATCACCGACGATCGCATCACCTCGATCACCGCGGGCCGCGCCGCCGCGCCCGCCGATGCAGAAATCGTCGACCTGGGCGACAGGACTTTGCTCCCCGGCCTGATCGATCTGCACGTCCACCTGACCGGCGATCCCGGCGGCGATTTCCGCAGCGAGGCGGTCGATCCTGACGAATGGGGCGTCGTCGTCGGTGTCAAAAATGCCGGGATCACGCTGCGCGCCGGTTTCACCACGGTGCGTGAGGCGGGGTCGGCGCAATATAGCGCCTTTTCGCTGCGCCGCGGCACCGCCGCGGGGTTCATCACGGGCCCGCGGATCATCGCCGCCGGTCCGGCGCTGTCGATCATCGGCGGGCATGGCGACGTCACCGGCTTTCGCGAGGACGTCCATGACGTGCTCGATCAGGGTTACACCTGCACCGGCGCGCTCGAATGCGCCGAAAAGGTCCGCAAGGCGTCGCGCGCCGGGGCCGACATCATCAAGATCACCGCAACCGGCGGCGTCTTGTCACAGCAAGGCCGCGGGCTGGAGGGGCATTTCACCAGCCCCGAACTGCAAAGCATCGCCGACACTGCCCATTCGCTGGGGCTGAAGGTCATGGCGCACGCCCATGGCGCGCGCGGTATCGAAGCATCGGCGGCGGCGGGGATCGACACCATCGATCATGGCACCTTTGCCGACGACGCAGCACTGAAGGTAATGAAGGCCAAGGGCACCTATCTGGTCCCGACGCTGATGGCGTTCGAAGGCATCCGCGAACGGCTGGGCAAAGGCATCTATACCCCGACGGTCGAAGAAAAGGTCCGCATGACGCTGGGCAGCGTCGGCAAAGCGGTGACCCGCGCCAAGGCGCTCGGCGTGCCCGTCGCCTTTGGCACCGACGCTGGGGTGTTCGAACATGGCCGCAACGGCGGCGAGTTCGCGCTGCTGGTCAAGGCCGGACTGACCCCGCGCGAGGCATTGGCCAGCGCGACCACCGTCGCCGCCAAGGCGCTGTCGATGGAAGGGGAGATCGGCCGCATCGCGCCCGGCATGTCGGCGGACATGATCGCGGTTTCGGGTGATCCGCTCAAGGACGTGGCTGTGCTGGAAAGGATCGATTGGGTGATGGTTCGCGGGCGGGTGGCGGATTGA
- a CDS encoding RcnB family protein, which translates to MKKMFGGLLIAATILTPIAPAAAQASGERIQLAQRGDGDRGNRGPRGPEARRGNNGGEARVQRQQTQQPSAQRQQRREARQQQRSDNPQRQAQRQQWQQQRGNDQQRQAPRQQWQQRSEQQRAAQQREVRQGGAYDRNNDGQIDRRWDRNRNGQVDQRYDRNDNNRVDRRYDRNRNGDLDRRWDRNNNNRIDQRDRRYDRNRDGQIDRRYDRNNNDRVDRRYSDRRGNWNRSWRDDRRYNWRDYRQQYGSRYRLGAYYSPYRNHRYTRFSIGFSLGSLFYSSRYWINDPWQYRLPPAYDGYRWVRYYNDAILVDTYSGEVVDVIHDFFW; encoded by the coding sequence ATGAAAAAGATGTTCGGAGGGTTGCTGATCGCTGCGACGATCCTGACCCCCATTGCCCCGGCCGCTGCGCAAGCGTCGGGCGAGCGTATCCAGCTGGCGCAGCGCGGCGACGGTGATCGCGGCAACCGCGGCCCCCGCGGCCCCGAAGCGCGCCGCGGTAATAACGGCGGTGAAGCGCGCGTCCAGCGCCAGCAGACGCAGCAGCCTTCGGCCCAGCGCCAACAGCGCCGCGAAGCCCGCCAGCAGCAGCGCAGCGACAACCCGCAACGGCAGGCCCAGCGCCAGCAGTGGCAACAGCAGCGCGGCAACGATCAACAGCGCCAGGCCCCACGCCAACAGTGGCAGCAGCGTAGCGAACAGCAACGCGCGGCACAGCAGCGCGAAGTCCGTCAGGGCGGCGCCTATGACCGCAACAACGACGGCCAGATCGATCGTCGCTGGGACCGCAACCGCAACGGTCAGGTCGACCAGCGTTACGACCGCAACGACAACAATCGTGTCGACCGTCGCTATGACCGCAATCGCAACGGCGACCTCGATCGCCGCTGGGATCGCAATAACAACAACCGCATCGACCAGCGCGACCGGCGCTATGACCGCAACCGCGACGGCCAGATCGATCGGCGTTACGACCGCAACAACAATGACCGCGTCGATCGCCGCTACAGCGACCGCCGCGGCAACTGGAACCGCTCGTGGCGCGACGACCGCCGCTACAACTGGCGCGATTACCGCCAGCAATACGGCAGCCGCTACCGCCTCGGCGCCTATTATTCGCCGTACCGCAACCACCGCTACACGCGGTTTAGCATCGGGTTCAGCCTGGGATCGCTGTTCTACAGCAGCCGCTACTGGATCAACGATCCGTGGCAGTATCGCCTGCCGCCCGCCTATGACGGCTATCGCTGGGTCCGCTATTACAACGACGCGATCCTGGTCGATACCTACAGCGGCGAAGTGGTCGACGTGATTCACGATTTCTTCTGGTAA
- a CDS encoding 2Fe-2S iron-sulfur cluster-binding protein: MTRFSVNDRPVEYRMEPETPLLWALRDASNLTGTKYGCGTGECGACTVDIDGESIRSCMVTIAECEGRFVTTIEGLSRDRSHPVQQAWVAEQVPQCGFCQSGMIMAAAALLRTNSNPSDADIDAAITNICRCGTYPRIRTAIRRAGRVVRGEERIAAAPPPGIRPEDAARAVPALRLPPGT; the protein is encoded by the coding sequence ATGACGCGATTCTCAGTCAACGACCGTCCGGTGGAATATCGGATGGAACCCGAAACGCCCCTGCTGTGGGCGCTGCGCGATGCGTCGAACCTGACCGGCACCAAATATGGTTGCGGCACCGGCGAGTGCGGGGCGTGCACCGTCGATATCGATGGCGAATCGATCCGCAGCTGCATGGTCACGATCGCGGAGTGCGAGGGCCGTTTCGTCACCACGATCGAAGGCCTGTCGCGCGACCGCAGCCACCCGGTGCAACAGGCGTGGGTCGCCGAACAGGTGCCGCAATGCGGTTTCTGCCAGTCGGGGATGATCATGGCCGCCGCGGCGCTGCTGCGCACGAACAGCAACCCCAGCGATGCCGACATCGACGCGGCGATCACAAATATCTGCCGCTGCGGCACTTACCCGCGTATCCGCACCGCGATCCGCCGCGCGGGGCGGGTCGTGCGCGGTGAGGAACGCATCGCCGCCGCGCCGCCGCCCGGCATCCGCCCCGAAGATGCGGCGCGCGCCGTCCCCGCGCTGCGCCTGCCCCCCGGCACCTGA
- a CDS encoding class II aldolase/adducin family protein yields MATQLKRNSKYSEAEWTARQELAACYRIFAMMGWDEMIFNHITVKLDDQEGAFLINPYGMHFSEVTASSLIKIDIDGNKLDDDNPWHVNKAGFVQHSLFHRVLPDAHAIIHTHTTATVAVCGLEGGLQPVNFYACNFMGQLAYHDFEGVTVREEEGARLVEHLGDKRILMLRNHGPVVMGKSLSDAFIKYWALQRACEIQLATMSMGKPILVGEDVIKVHQRDLYMAAIPGQSGKAEFDAMVRKVDKIDTSWRD; encoded by the coding sequence ATGGCGACCCAGCTCAAGCGCAACAGCAAATATAGCGAAGCCGAATGGACGGCGCGGCAGGAACTGGCCGCTTGCTACCGCATCTTCGCGATGATGGGCTGGGACGAGATGATCTTCAACCATATCACCGTAAAGCTGGACGATCAGGAAGGCGCCTTTCTGATCAATCCCTATGGCATGCATTTCAGCGAGGTCACCGCCTCCAGCCTGATCAAGATCGACATCGACGGCAACAAGCTGGACGACGATAATCCGTGGCACGTCAACAAGGCCGGGTTCGTCCAGCACAGCCTGTTCCACCGCGTCCTGCCCGACGCCCATGCGATCATCCACACCCACACCACCGCGACGGTCGCGGTGTGCGGGCTGGAAGGCGGCCTGCAACCGGTCAATTTTTATGCCTGCAACTTCATGGGCCAGCTCGCCTATCATGATTTCGAGGGGGTGACGGTGCGCGAGGAAGAAGGCGCGCGGCTGGTCGAACATCTGGGCGACAAGCGGATCCTGATGCTGCGCAACCACGGCCCCGTCGTGATGGGAAAATCGCTGTCCGATGCCTTCATCAAATATTGGGCGCTGCAGCGCGCCTGCGAAATCCAGCTCGCGACGATGAGCATGGGCAAGCCAATTCTGGTCGGCGAGGACGTCATCAAAGTCCATCAGCGCGATCTGTATATGGCGGCGATCCCCGGCCAGTCGGGCAAGGCCGAATTCGACGCAATGGTGCGCAAGGTCGACAAGATCGACACGAGCTGGCGTGACTAA